DNA from Scheffersomyces stipitis CBS 6054 chromosome 1, whole genome shotgun sequence:
TATTTGACAAGAACCTTAAACGATTCTGCCTATGGTGAAACATCCGAAGAAGGTTACTATAAGAAGATGGCTGATGCTTTTAaaaatatcttcaaattaTCTGGCAACCAGGAAAAGATTGATATCACCATTGATGCAGCCAACGGTGTAGGTGCTCCAAAGGCTGAAGATTTGATAAAAGGCTATTTGTCGAACCAGGTTTCGTACACTTTGGTCAATGGTGATTATTTGACTCCACAGCTCTTGAATTACGACTGTGGTGCTGATTACGTGAAGACTAACCAGAAGTTACCCAAGAACGTAGATAGCCCAACGCCTAACAAGTTGTATGCCTCTTTTGATGGAGATGCAGACAGATTGATATGCTACTACAATGATTCCGAAACTGGTGAATTCAGATTGTTGGACGGCGATAAGCTTGCTACCTTAATTGCATtattcttccaacaactcttcgaGCACATCGACGAGACCAAGCTCAAGTTAAACATTGGTGTAGTGCAAACGGCATATGCCAACGGTTCATCTACCAAGTACGTAGAAGATGTTTTGAAGATACCTGTAGTCTGTACTTCTACTGGTGTAAAGCACTTGCATCATGCTGCGGAAGAATTTGACATTGGTGTATACTTTGAAGCCAATGGTCATGGAACTGTGATCTTCTCACCTGAGGctgaaagaaagatattCGCTTATGAAAACGAGTCTGCTAGTGACAGAGAGTTGGAGTCTATTCATATTTTACAGGAGTTTACCAAATTGATTAACCAGACAGTCGGTGATGCCATTTCCGACTTGTTGGCCGTATTGATCATCCTACACTACTTGGGTTTGAATCCAGAAGACTGGAACCAGTCCTACGACGACTTGCCtaacaagttgatcaaagtgATTGTTCCCGACAGATCCATCTTCAAGACAACCAACGCTGAAAGAACCTTAGTAGAACCTGTTGGTTTGCAAGCTAAAATCGACGACCTTGTCAAGAAGTATCCTAGTGGAAGATCTTTCGTCAGAGCTTCTGGTACGGAAGATGCTGTCAGAGTATATGCTGAAGCCAAAACAAAGGAAGGTGTCGAGGAGTTGTCTAAGTTGGTTGGTGAATTGGTGAAGTAAAAAAAGTACAACAAACATATTTAATGTGAAATAAATCAAAATCAGTAATGTATAACAATAAAGTTGCATTAACGAAAACAAATAAAATACTAGTATACTTACCAAATACATAATGAAAACATAGAATACTAAACATGTAGACAACCACAAAACTTTTAGGGAATTAATCTTCTGCAAGATATATTACAATACAAGTATCAATGCAAAATTATATATTGATGAAAAGTATATGCTAATGTGTTTGAATTCAATGAGAGCAACCAATCGTTGTCATCATGATGCTGTATTTGATTTTTATTTCTAGTCTCCTCTGTAGTGTTCTCTTTTGAACTCGCCTGGagtcgtcatcttctttcccAAAGACCATActcctttcttctgtctcttGGCCTTGGCTTCCAAGTTTCTATATAATGCTTCATTATCGCCGAACTCTGCTCCCAGTTTTCCTTCGTATACTATTCCTAGGCCCTGTCTAATCATTTCTGCACTAACATCTTTTTTGCCAGTCCATTTCCATACCTGAGCTCGTGCCACTAATCGCTTGTACTGGTCAATAGAGAATGGGGTCACCGTCACGTATCTTTTTCCAACATACGAGGACAACCAAATGAgtgcttcttctgaaaatggCTGTGCTGGTTTGCCCCAATGGGAACGTTCTGGAGCATCTACTCCACATAATCTAATCATTAACGTCTCGTCTTTCAACTGGTTTCTATTGGTAGGAATTTTACGAAGCCAGCCCCAACCCATGAAAACTCCACCAGGAGTATGGAAAAAGCGGAAGTTATCTCCATCACCTACTCGTGTAACATACCCGTACAATTTCTGCTGGTTGTCCAATATTTTGGGTGTTATGTCCAAATAGGTTCTTAATCTAGTAACATACCTCTGGTGAAATTTGTAGGACAAAAACGCAGTGGTCGTAATTCCAGCGGAAAGAAGCAATACTTTCGGATGCAATAGTGATACCTCTGTTGAGCTGTTTTGTGGAATGGGAGCCATTCTATATACAAATGTTCTCTTACAAGAGTATAGTGAAGAGGTCTTCGCTTGTTCTAGTAGAAAAgtgaatatttcaaatGATTCCACACGTAAACAGAGGCAGTATGTGCAGGTGATAGATGTGTTTCGTGGGGATGATCGCGTTGCACCCAAGATTAATTCTCCGTATAACGAAGGTTGGAATTGATGggttttgttgaagagagtAGATAGAATGCAAGTGAAAGAATTTGGGCTATTCGGTTGATGACATCTTGAAATCTACACGTGAAAACTGCTTACAAACATCTTTAAGTGCACTTTGTGGAGTTAAAATGTAAAATctacaaaaaaaaaaggGACTGAGAAACATATCAAAATCGGGGAAATAGAAGTTTGAAGACGAACCACAGCAAGATTGTGGTCAATTGAACTTAGTAAATAGCCAGCGTTAGTGTTTCCTAATCCAGGTGAAGCTAACTATTTCAAATGTATACCTAATATGGCGATTGATTATATCTACGACGACATCTGAACGACACTGCTGGTATGAATCTAAACCCCAAAGGAATTCAAACGGACTATAAGCAATTTGTTCACACGAGCGACAATTTTTAATACTCAAGCCACACACATATATATCGGCAACTGTAGCACTGCAACTGGGTTTTTAAGCAAGACTTTGATATTTTGCCTTGCTTCTAAAAATAAATGGAACCAGGCTTTCAAATGACATTTTTTTGCGGCAATTCTTGACCTCTAAAATTTCGAGGGCTGCAAATTTTTGGTGGGAGAATAGTCAAAATGTGATAAATAAGTATAATGGAAACAAAAGGTATAGACAATCTTGTTGTAGGTGAACCATTGCATGGTTACCACTTAGAGGGTCTATCGACCATCTTGGTAGTTGTTATTCCGAACCAAAAATGATGACTATTGATACAGAGATGGCTGTAAAAACATGTTATAGCTACTTAGACTACAGGAATCAAACGAAGTAGTTGTTGCTGGACATGATGTCGATATGgtgtagatgaagacagAAACCGAAGACACAAAACTAAGAGAGCCGTACAGATATTGTGATAACGTTACCAAACAAAGACTTGGGACAGATAGAAGGAGGGTTTACATATACAATGCAGAGAATGTTTGTGTCCAAACTGACAACATCTAAAAAAACGATTTACACTATCATAAGTCATTTCCTATCCCATTCGTCCTACACCGTGGATTGTTTTACCTAGCGAAGTAGACAGTAGACATAAGATTCTGCTCAACTTCATAGCACGTTTTTGAACCCTTTCAGTTAAGAATTGCATTTCTAGCATCAATGGTAGTTTAGTGTACCCGAGAAAGGAGAATCGTTCGGTGAGATCTAAAAAGTTCAGAACATTTGGCTTTTGTTAGGCTGGAATGTGAATAATCTTGAATGCCTTTCAGAATCACGGAAAGATTCAAACCTCAGCTTGACTATGCTATTGTCCATTGAATATGAGTCGAATGCTTTGGTTGACTCAGACTCGCATAGGCGATTGGTAACTTTACCCACTTTGGCGCCGGAGTAGATTTTAGCTGAATTTAAGCATCCAGCATCTTCACCAGATATAATGACCTCATTTATTATGGACCATGAAAAGAAACGATATTCGTGTAATAACTCGTTAGTGGCATTTCcgtcaagaacaattaAGTATGTATACATGTGGCCAAACATACTCAGTTTGTGACCAACGACATCAAGTGAAATTTTGCCATTAATCTGGTGCTCAGTTAAATAACTCTTAGTAGAACCCTTTTGATTTACAGTGAAGTTTAACAGAGTTTGGTTCCTTAAAGAAAATCGAAGAGTCGACGAATGGGAAGAATAAAAATCGTCTGAAACAGTTAAAATTTTAGTAGCAATTTTGCGAGGGTCATATCGTAAACTACTACTATAAGTTTCGGTTATTCCAGACCCTAATATCTCACCTTGAGAAGTCAAAATGTCTTTGTTTTCCCACAGAAAGATATTGCCAGACACGTACCATTCTGTATTGGCTTGATTGTCGCCCTTCATTATTGGCTTTGCAGGGGATGAAAATCTAAAATCGTTGACACCATAATTATCCTTTTGGGAAAATACGTTTTCAATCTCCAAGGGGAACATATCGTTGACAGGagaaacaagttgaacttctaAGGTGGATTTCTGACCCCACAAAATTGGCAAAACGTTGGCCAAATTTACTTCATAGCTAAATCCGGTAAAACTACCAAAAGGAGCAATAGGCCCAGAGTACGCGCTGGGAATGATAGAGTTCGAGTGAAACAAAATAGGGTTTGGTGAGATAGTAGCAATTAGTTGTTCATTAATGAAAATGTTCAAAAGACGAAACGGAGAATTTCTATtaagaatgaaaaattcaacgTCAGACTTTCCAGCAGAGACAAATAATTCTAGCTTTGCAGCAAATGTCTTTCCACTGAACTTTGGTAATTCAACTAAGAACTTGTCGTTCTTCGAGAAGTCAAACACTTCTCCATTTGATTTGGTCAATGCTATTATATCGTTTGCAGGCTCAgttgaattgaaaagcGAACTCACTGTGATTGGAGAACCTATAACAGGCTTTTCTTTTCCGCAGTTCGCTAATGTAAGAGCAAGAGCAAAGCTGATTTTGTCATGACTCCCTTCCAAGATTTGCACTTTGAATTGGTTGGAACTTTTACCAAAGAGTGAAATGTACTTGGAAATGTCTTTACTGGTGCTTGAGTAGGTTGTGGTGCCTACCTTAGAAAGTGGTGGGGAAGTTCTCCATACTGGATGACCATCGATGGAGATCTCAATTACATTGACATTTTCGGTATCGTTATCattgttggtgaagttcAATGTCAAAAAAACAGAGTCAAATTCGAAGTCTTCAAACTTGGAGAAAGTAGCACTCAAACCATTTACtaatttctgtttctcgTAGACCGTAGTATTCATGACTTTTGCCTCCAAAGGAATCCTTTCAAAATTGTTTTCGATTACTTGCATAGGTTCACCATCAATTGCAGTCATTGTCACCCATTCATCTACATTATGTCCAAAGGATTTGACGGAATCGTTTGAATAGCTGTATCTAACAAACAAATATAAGCAAAACGAAAACAATGATAGAATAATACTAAAGATGACAGTGAGGACCCACTTCTTAgaaatcttttctttgtaaGGTAAAAGCTGATTAGAGTCATCTAAAGCTAATTTGCAGTATTCATTATCTTCGAAGCAGTAGGTGTTTTTTTCAACTACTTCACtctccaagtcttcttttgaCATTTGGACGTgttgagaagaaaataattaAAATATAGTATCAAAAACACAACTGTACTATTTTTGAGTGCTTGCGATTAAGGCGAGAGGCTcgaaaaatcaaaaatctAAGCACTTGTTTGAGGGAAAAACTATACACCCTAATTTTAAAGCCACCAATCATCACGGGAGAAACAAGTCCATACAGTATTTGCACTGTACGGTATTACACAAATGGTACTCTAGGGGGTACGGTGATGTAGGCAATTTCTAGTTAGTGTGTCTCAAAGAGAATTCTACACCATCATTGGCAAAATTCAAAGTAGATTAAGCAGAGTCGAATTCGAAACCCTGGACCTTCCAAGGCATGAACCGACACTGTCTGCTACCTTGGTCATTTCTAATGTCTTCCAATAATACAATATCTGTTGCTGTCAAAGCGTCGTCTTGAGAGTTCAGTCAGACATTCAATATTAAAGGTTTTAATACTTCTTATAGAAAACTATAGAATTAGAGTTGCACATGGTGCTCAAGGCATTATCATAGATGTAGTTGGCCCTGTTTCCAGAACTTTTGGAGAATTCAGCAAAGAGTTCCTTCTTTTACTTTTGATAAGGGTGGTAATCCGTAAGACCCAATTCAAGGGCAATTGATCTCACCTCCCCACAAAAATCGGAAGGGCTTCACATCAAAGTGAGACTACAAAAATGACACAAACTTAAAATAGCTTTGCTTGACCTTCAGCAACTACGTACCAAAAGAGACACTAAGTTCAATTTCGATTGCTGGAGTTTTCTACACTCACATggaattcaagaaattcaagaatgagTTCTTCTAAATATCATTCATAAAGAGAACCTAATGGGAATACAGTCGCAAAATTGTTTATATCGctttttttgtatttttcacttaCATTCTTCTCAGATTTTGGTGCCTTCATTTCGCACTCATACTAAACACCTCGCTATCTTTTTCTCACACAAAATATCTCTATACTTAAGCTGGCCCATACTACTGCTCCACAGTAATTTTGCACCACTTTTATTACCTTCATCTACTCTTCACTACACACATAAATATCAGCTACATCTTAACAA
Protein-coding regions in this window:
- a CDS encoding predicted protein, producing MAPIPQNSSTEVSLLHPKVLLLSAGITTTAFLSYKFHQRYVTRLRTYLDITPKILDNQQKLYGYVTRVGDGDNFRFFHTPGGVFMGWGWLRKIPTNRNQLKDETLMIRLCGVDAPERSHWGKPAQPFSEEALIWLSSYVGKRYVTVTPFSIDQYKRLVARAQVWKWTGKKDVSAEMIRQGLGIVYEGKSGAEFGDNEALYRNLEAKAKRQKKGVWSLGKKMTTPGEFKREHYRGD
- a CDS encoding predicted protein, producing the protein MSKEDLESEVVEKNTYCFEDNEYCKLALDDSNQLLPYKEKISKKWVLTVIFSIILSLFSFCLYLFVRYSYSNDSVKSFGHNVDEWVTMTAIDGEPMQVIENNFERIPLEAKVMNTTVYEKQKLVNGLSATFSKFEDFEFDSVFLTLNFTNNDNDTENVNVIEISIDGHPVWRTSPPLSKVGTTTYSSTSKDISKYISLFGKSSNQFKVQILEGSHDKISFALALTLANCGKEKPVIGSPITVSSLFNSTEPANDIIALTKSNGEVFDFSKNDKFLVELPKFSGKTFAAKLELFVSAGKSDVEFFILNRNSPFRLLNIFINEQLIATISPNPILFHSNSIIPSAYSGPIAPFGSFTGFSYEVNLANVLPILWGQKSTLEVQLVSPVNDMFPLEIENVFSQKDNYGVNDFRFSSPAKPIMKGDNQANTEWYVSGNIFSWENKDILTSQGEILGSGITETYSSSLRYDPRKIATKILTVSDDFYSSHSSTLRFSLRNQTSLNFTVNQKGSTKSYLTEHQINGKISLDVVGHKSSMFGHMYTYLIVLDGNATNELLHEYRFFSWSIINEVIISGEDAGCLNSAKIYSGAKVGKVTNRLCESESTKAFDSYSMDNSIVKSRFESFRDSERHSRLFTFQPNKSQMF
- the PCM1 gene encoding Phosphoacetylglucosamine Mutase encodes the protein MTSQASSNFDSFSEQLALHPKPENLKFTYGTAGFRMVATDLDYVNFTVGILASLRSKYLGGKTVGVMVTASHNPPQDNGVKVVDPLGSMLAAEWETYATTLANSSHAELLGNIVKLSTDLKIDLSQPSSVIIARDSRESSPALSNATIDGFKAVPNTEYTDYGLFTTPQLHYLTRTLNDSAYGETSEEGYYKKMADAFKNIFKLSGNQEKIDITIDAANGVGAPKAEDLIKGYLSNQVSYTLVNGDYLTPQLLNYDCGADYVKTNQKLPKNVDSPTPNKLYASFDGDADRLICYYNDSETGEFRLLDGDKLATLIALFFQQLFEHIDETKLKLNIGVVQTAYANGSSTKYVEDVLKIPVVCTSTGVKHLHHAAEEFDIGVYFEANGHGTVIFSPEAERKIFAYENESASDRELESIHILQEFTKLINQTVGDAISDLLAVLIILHYLGLNPEDWNQSYDDLPNKLIKVIVPDRSIFKTTNAERTLVEPVGLQAKIDDLVKKYPSGRSFVRASGTEDAVRVYAEAKTKEGVEELSKLVGELVK